One Bythopirellula goksoeyrii genomic window, CCTCAAATGCAAGCGTCGGTACACGACTTATGAACGGATTGAGGAGTCCACTATCAAAGTGGTCAAGCGCGATGGATCACGCGTTCCTTTCACACGAGGCAAGATCAAGAGTGGTCTGGAACGGGCGTGCTGGAAGCGGCCGATCAGCGACCGCGAAATCGAACGGACCGTCGCCGCTATTGAGAACGATGTCTACGGCTCGTTTGAAACCGAGATCGACAGCCAGCGGCTGGGTGAGCTAGTCATGGAGCACCTTCGCGATCTCGATGAAGTGGCCTTCGTACGCTTTGCCAGTGTCTATCGCCAATTTGCGGACGCAGGCGACTTCGTCGCTGAAGTTCGTCCTTTTCTTTCGAAGGCGAAGTAGGTTTCCTCTACCTGCTCATCTTTCTTCTCCACCTGGACACTCGCCAACGCACGATTTAGAATCGTTAGGAGATTCTTGGGGCGGTAGCTCAGTTGGGAGAGCGCTGCGTTCGCAATGCAGAGGTCGAGGGTTCGACTCCCTTTCGCTCCACTAGAAAAACGATAGTTTTCAGTGACCGCTTGCCAAATGTGTGTAGTAAACTACACGGTTTTTGGAACGCAAACTGGTTTATCCGGTCTATTCCTAAGCTATCTTTGCTTTAGAGGACCAATACTTGAAAACTCCTACGCCCTGTAAACTTAAGTCTACCGGTACTCGGCACGGGTGGATTGACGACAAACAGCGATATCTTGGCAAGGATTAAACAGCGGCTACGGAAGATAACCCAATTCGGTGTTGTTGGCGAATTCACTGTTCGCCGCGAGATATTGTCAATAGTTGTGTTTTGAGTCAGGCGACTTCCTGCTGAATTCCGTCTACGAATTTCTTATTTCTTACCTTGGATGAGTGGGACGATTTTTTCGTGGCCGCTGAGCCTTCACCACTTCTTCTGAGCGGACTGGCCGATCTTGAACATCATGGTCAGGCTCGCTCGGCGACTCCCGCTTCCCTTGGTTCTTCGATGACGCAACCGGATTGTTGCAAACGTCGATTCGATCGGGTTGGTCGTACGTAAGTGCTTC contains:
- the nrdR gene encoding transcriptional regulator NrdR is translated as MKCPFCRTDNDRVIDSRACQDGFSIRRRRECLKCKRRYTTYERIEESTIKVVKRDGSRVPFTRGKIKSGLERACWKRPISDREIERTVAAIENDVYGSFETEIDSQRLGELVMEHLRDLDEVAFVRFASVYRQFADAGDFVAEVRPFLSKAK